A segment of the Hypnocyclicus thermotrophus genome:
ACTAAATATAATACATTATCCATTATAAATTTCCCTATATCTTTTGATGTTGTTTTCAATTTAATTCACTCCTTATTATAAATACTTAGCAGTTAACATTAGTATTTCTTCTTGACTAGTTTCTTTTGTATTAACAATTCCAGCTACTTTACCATTACTCATTACAAGTATTCTATCTGTTACTCCTAATAATTCTGGCATTTCAGAAGAGATCATAATAATACTTTTCCCTTTGTTTGCTAAATCTATCATTAATTGATATATTTCAAATTTTGCCCCTACGTCTATACCTCTTGTAGGCTCATCTAGCATAAGAATATCTGGTTCTGTTAATAACCATCTACCTAATATTACTTTTTGTTGATTTCCTCCTGAAAGACTGCCTATGCTAGTTTCTTGTTTTGGTGTTTTAACTCTCATACTGTCAATTACCCACTGTGTATCTTTTTTCATTTTATGATCATCTAAAAGTGTATTTGGCATTTGATATGCTGCCATATTAGAAATAGTCGAATTAAATCTAATATCTAACATGTCAAATATCCCAGTTGCCCTTCTTTCTTCTGTTACTAAAGCAAATCCATTTTGAATAGCTGTTTTAGGATCTTTATTTTCTATTTCCTTATCATTTAAAATGATTTTTCCACTTGCTTTTTCTCTTATACCAAATATAGTTTCTACTATGTCAGTACGTTTTGCCCCTACAAGTCCTGCTACTCCTAATATTTCACTTTTTCTTAATTTAAATGAAACATTTTGAATAGAAGGTTGATTTTTTGCCGTTAATTCTTTAACTTCTAAAATTATATTTTCTTCTGGTTTATTTGTTTTTTCTGGAAATCTATGAGTTAAATCCCTACCAACCATCATATTAATAATTTTATCTGTTGTAAGTCCTGCTACAGGTTCTGTCCCTATCCATTGACCATCTCTAAGTAT
Coding sequences within it:
- the mglA gene encoding galactose/methyl galactoside ABC transporter ATP-binding protein MglA; translated protein: MSNDNKYILEMINVTKEFPGVKALDNVTLKIRPHSVHALMGENGAGKSTLMKCLFGIYRKNSGKILLDGKEVNFTSSKEALDHGVSMVHQELNQVLQRNVMDNIWLGRYPIKNGFVDEAKMYKDTKKIFEDLDIDIDPRVKVSTLSVSQMQMVEIAKAVSYNSKIIVMDEPTSSLTEKEVNHLFKIIRKLREKGVGIIYISHKMEEISEISDDITILRDGQWIGTEPVAGLTTDKIINMMVGRDLTHRFPEKTNKPEENIILEVKELTAKNQPSIQNVSFKLRKSEILGVAGLVGAKRTDIVETIFGIREKASGKIILNDKEIENKDPKTAIQNGFALVTEERRATGIFDMLDIRFNSTISNMAAYQMPNTLLDDHKMKKDTQWVIDSMRVKTPKQETSIGSLSGGNQQKVILGRWLLTEPDILMLDEPTRGIDVGAKFEIYQLMIDLANKGKSIIMISSEMPELLGVTDRILVMSNGKVAGIVNTKETSQEEILMLTAKYL